A DNA window from Pseudomonas wuhanensis contains the following coding sequences:
- the betA gene encoding choline dehydrogenase, with product MSQEFDYIIIGAGSAGNTLATRLTEDEGVTVLLLEAGGPDYRLDFRTQMPAALAFPLQGRRYNWAYETDPEPHMDGRRMECGRGKGLGGSSLINGMCYIRGNAMDYDNWSKLPGLEDWSYLDCLPYFRKAETRDIGPNDYHGGDGPVSVTTPKAGNNPLFHAMVEAGVQAGYPRTEDLNGYQQEGFGPMDRTVTPNGRRASTARGYLDVAKKRSTLTIVTHALTDKILFEGKRAVGVRYLIGAAEERVEARARKEVLLCSGAIASPQILQRSGVGPAELLNKLDIPVVHDLPGVGENLQDHLELYLQYACTQPVSLYPSLLLHNQPAIGAEWLFNGTGIGASNQFEAGGFIRTRPEFDWPNIQYHFLPVAINYNGSNGVKEHGFQAHMGSMRSPSRGRIQAKSKDPREYPSILFNYMATEQDWQEFRDGIRLTREIMQQPALDAFRGREISPGIDVQTDEQLDKFIREHAETAFHPSCSCKMGTDEMAVVDGEGRVHGLQALRVVDASIMPIITTGNLNAPTIMMAEKIADKIRGRKPLPRSTAKYYVAGDAPVRGKPLRDVSPTAQ from the coding sequence ATGTCCCAAGAATTCGATTACATCATCATCGGTGCCGGCTCGGCCGGTAACACCCTGGCGACCCGTCTGACTGAAGACGAAGGCGTCACTGTGCTGCTGCTCGAAGCGGGCGGCCCGGATTACCGTCTCGACTTCCGCACGCAAATGCCGGCCGCCCTGGCGTTCCCGCTGCAAGGTCGTCGCTACAACTGGGCGTATGAAACCGATCCAGAGCCACACATGGACGGCCGCCGGATGGAATGCGGTCGCGGCAAGGGCTTGGGTGGTTCTTCCCTGATCAACGGCATGTGCTACATCCGTGGTAACGCCATGGACTACGACAACTGGTCGAAGCTGCCCGGTCTGGAAGACTGGAGCTACCTCGACTGCCTGCCGTATTTCCGCAAGGCAGAAACCCGTGACATCGGCCCGAACGACTACCACGGTGGCGACGGCCCGGTCAGCGTGACCACGCCGAAAGCCGGCAACAACCCGCTGTTCCACGCGATGGTTGAAGCCGGCGTGCAAGCCGGTTACCCGCGTACCGAAGACCTCAACGGCTACCAGCAAGAAGGTTTCGGCCCGATGGACCGCACCGTGACGCCGAACGGCCGTCGCGCCAGTACCGCTCGCGGTTACCTGGACGTCGCCAAGAAGCGTTCGACCCTGACCATCGTCACTCACGCCCTGACCGACAAGATCCTGTTCGAAGGCAAGCGTGCGGTCGGCGTGCGTTACCTGATCGGCGCCGCTGAAGAGCGCGTTGAAGCCCGTGCCCGCAAGGAAGTGCTGCTGTGCTCCGGCGCCATCGCTTCGCCGCAGATTCTGCAACGCTCCGGTGTCGGCCCGGCCGAACTGCTGAACAAGCTCGACATCCCGGTGGTCCACGACCTGCCGGGCGTGGGTGAAAACCTGCAGGATCACCTTGAGCTGTACCTGCAATACGCCTGCACCCAACCGGTCTCGCTGTACCCCTCGCTGCTGCTGCACAACCAGCCGGCCATTGGTGCCGAGTGGCTGTTCAACGGCACCGGCATCGGCGCCAGCAACCAGTTCGAGGCCGGTGGTTTCATCCGCACCCGTCCGGAATTCGATTGGCCGAACATTCAGTACCACTTCCTGCCGGTGGCGATTAACTACAACGGCAGCAACGGCGTGAAAGAGCACGGCTTCCAGGCGCACATGGGTTCCATGCGTTCGCCAAGCCGTGGTCGCATCCAGGCCAAGTCCAAGGATCCGCGCGAGTACCCGAGCATTCTGTTCAACTACATGGCCACCGAGCAGGACTGGCAGGAATTCCGCGACGGCATCCGCCTGACCCGTGAAATCATGCAACAGCCTGCACTGGACGCCTTCCGTGGTCGTGAAATCAGCCCGGGCATTGACGTGCAAACCGATGAGCAACTGGACAAGTTCATCCGCGAGCACGCCGAAACCGCGTTCCACCCGTCCTGCTCGTGCAAGATGGGCACCGACGAGATGGCCGTGGTCGATGGCGAAGGTCGTGTGCACGGCCTGCAAGCCCTGCGCGTGGTCGATGCCTCGATCATGCCGATCATCACCACCGGCAACCTGAACGCGCCAACGATCATGATGGCCGAGAAAATCGCCGACAAGATCCGCGGTCGCAAGCCATTGCCGCGTAGCACGGCCAAATACTACGTGGCCGGTGATGCACCGGTGCGTGGCAAGCCGTTGCGGGATGTGAGCCCTACCGCTCAGTAA
- the betI gene encoding transcriptional regulator BetI: protein MPKVGMQPIRRQQLIDATMQAVDQVGMGDASIALIARLAGVSNGIISHYFKDKNGLIAATAQYLMSVLSENVTARRQALEDTSPRAHLQVIIEGNFDASQVNGPAMKTWLAFWATSMHHPSLHRLQRINDHRLYSNLCCQFRRVLPLDDARTAARGLAALIDGLWLRGALSGDAFDTGQAHQIAYEYMDFQLAKQVS from the coding sequence ATGCCCAAGGTCGGTATGCAACCCATCCGCCGTCAGCAATTGATCGATGCCACGATGCAGGCCGTCGATCAGGTCGGCATGGGGGACGCCAGCATTGCGCTGATCGCCCGTTTGGCCGGTGTCTCGAATGGCATCATCAGTCACTACTTTAAGGACAAAAACGGCCTGATCGCCGCCACGGCGCAGTACCTGATGAGTGTCCTCAGCGAGAACGTCACCGCGCGCCGTCAGGCGTTGGAGGACACCAGCCCACGGGCTCACCTCCAGGTGATTATCGAAGGCAACTTCGATGCCAGCCAGGTCAATGGCCCGGCAATGAAAACCTGGCTGGCCTTCTGGGCCACCAGCATGCACCACCCGTCATTGCACAGGTTGCAGCGGATCAACGATCACCGTCTGTATTCCAACCTGTGCTGCCAGTTCCGCCGTGTGTTGCCGCTCGATGATGCGCGCACCGCCGCCCGTGGCCTGGCAGCCCTCATTGACGGTTTGTGGTTGCGCGGCGCGCTGTCGGGAGATGCTTTCGACACCGGGCAGGCGCACCAGATCGCTTACGAATACATGGATTTCCAACTGGCCAAGCAGGTGAGTTAG
- a CDS encoding TldD/PmbA family protein: MFDFHPQLKQRFAALRTGAEFFSLRYVRESGQYLSVRKNVAEPPSLSRDEGAMLTVRVNGVEAYAATNDLSQSGLQAALEKAEQHARRLKPHALLDLREQAVSSDRADYFSPNFDQPFPSLSDCYQLLGAESAAVPKDERLVNWQASIGITNVEQIYLNSAGAELRQAQRFVYPSVDVTAYDGSDSQTRSLGRENFGQQGGFDVISRCGLIGAGPKVADQALQLLLAPNTPQGPRDLLLMPDQMMLQIHESIGHPLELDRILGDERNYAGTSFVKAEDFGSLQYGSELLNVTFDPDIPEQLASYGHDDDGSAASKQFLIKEGLLLRPLGGALSQFRAGMDGVANSRACGWNRPPIDRMANLNIEPGDQPLEQLIGNIEHGILMSTNRSWSIDDARNKFQFGCEWGQLIENGELKGVVKNPNYRAISAQFWKSLSAVGDANTVKVLGTPNCGKGEPNQVIRVGHASPACVFSNVDVFGGDA; the protein is encoded by the coding sequence ATGTTCGATTTCCACCCCCAGCTCAAGCAGCGTTTTGCTGCCTTGCGCACGGGCGCTGAATTCTTTTCGCTGCGTTATGTGCGCGAGTCCGGCCAGTACCTGTCGGTGCGCAAGAACGTCGCCGAACCGCCGAGCCTGAGCCGCGACGAAGGCGCGATGCTGACCGTTCGGGTCAACGGCGTCGAAGCCTATGCCGCGACCAACGACCTGTCCCAATCCGGCCTGCAAGCCGCGCTGGAGAAAGCCGAGCAACACGCCCGTCGACTCAAGCCCCACGCCCTGCTCGACCTGCGTGAGCAAGCCGTCTCCAGCGATCGCGCCGACTATTTCTCGCCCAACTTCGACCAGCCCTTCCCGTCCCTGAGCGATTGCTACCAACTGCTCGGCGCCGAATCCGCCGCCGTGCCCAAGGACGAGCGACTGGTGAACTGGCAGGCGAGCATCGGCATCACCAATGTCGAGCAAATCTACCTCAACAGCGCCGGCGCCGAACTGCGTCAGGCCCAGCGCTTCGTTTACCCGAGCGTGGACGTCACCGCCTACGACGGCAGCGACAGCCAGACTCGCAGTCTTGGCCGCGAGAACTTCGGCCAGCAGGGCGGCTTTGATGTGATCAGCCGTTGCGGCCTGATCGGTGCCGGCCCGAAAGTCGCCGACCAGGCGCTGCAATTGCTGCTGGCGCCGAACACTCCGCAAGGCCCGCGCGATTTGTTGCTGATGCCTGATCAGATGATGCTGCAAATCCACGAGTCCATCGGTCACCCGCTGGAGTTGGACCGCATCCTCGGCGATGAGCGCAATTACGCCGGCACCAGTTTCGTCAAGGCAGAAGATTTCGGCAGCCTGCAATACGGCTCCGAACTGCTCAACGTGACGTTCGACCCGGACATCCCCGAGCAACTCGCCAGCTACGGCCATGACGACGACGGCAGCGCCGCCAGCAAGCAATTTCTGATTAAAGAAGGTTTGCTGCTGCGGCCATTGGGCGGCGCGCTGTCGCAATTTCGTGCCGGCATGGATGGCGTTGCCAACAGCCGCGCCTGCGGCTGGAACCGCCCGCCGATCGACCGCATGGCCAACCTCAACATCGAGCCCGGCGATCAGCCGCTGGAGCAGCTGATCGGCAATATCGAGCACGGCATTTTGATGAGCACCAACCGTTCGTGGTCGATCGACGATGCGCGCAACAAGTTCCAGTTTGGTTGCGAATGGGGCCAGTTGATCGAAAACGGCGAGCTCAAGGGTGTGGTGAAGAACCCGAACTACCGGGCGATTTCCGCACAATTCTGGAAAAGCCTCAGCGCTGTCGGCGATGCCAACACCGTCAAAGTGCTAGGCACGCCGAACTGTGGCAAGGGCGAACCGAACCAGGTGATCCGCGTCGGCCATGCGTCGCCGGCCTGTGTGTTCAGCAATGTGGATGTGTTTGGAGGAGACGCCTGA
- a CDS encoding TldD/PmbA family protein, which translates to MSTSTSTSNSQAESFKELVNWLREALRTPEQFTLSYAAESSAFVRFNHAKVRQAGQVQQASIGFKLINDGRHADLDITLSGDPEVDLQRLADGLQQLRETLPLLPQDPYLLLNHDDWQSNNVQDHPLPDTEQVVAEITQAGEGLDLVGFYAAGPISRGFASSSGAFGWHQANSFNFDFSLFHENGQAVKASYAGHDWSSEGFARRFQQAREQLAFLGRPLRTLAPGQYRAYLAPAALEEIMGMLSWGGFSAQSIASKSSPLQKLYGGDSSFSPLVSLDEKVSGSLSPAFSGEGYPRSDLRLIVEGKAGEQLVGSRSAAEYGLTANGAGGGEAPSALNMAAGSLPDAEILKQLGTGLYISNLWYLNYSDQPAARLTGMTRFATFWVENGEIQAPVSTMRFDDSAYSLLGSQLEALTEERELMLSASTYSQRATASALLPGALVSRLTLTL; encoded by the coding sequence ATGAGTACTTCCACGAGCACTTCAAATAGCCAGGCCGAGTCATTCAAGGAGCTGGTCAATTGGCTGCGCGAGGCACTGCGCACGCCGGAGCAGTTCACCCTCAGCTACGCCGCCGAGTCGTCGGCTTTCGTGCGCTTCAACCACGCCAAAGTCCGTCAGGCCGGGCAGGTGCAGCAGGCAAGCATCGGCTTCAAACTGATCAACGACGGCCGCCACGCCGACCTCGATATCACGTTGTCGGGCGATCCGGAAGTCGACCTTCAGCGTCTGGCCGATGGGCTACAACAGTTGCGCGAAACCCTGCCGTTGCTGCCTCAGGACCCGTACCTGCTGCTCAACCATGACGACTGGCAGAGCAACAACGTGCAGGATCATCCGCTGCCGGACACCGAGCAGGTGGTCGCTGAAATCACTCAGGCCGGCGAGGGGCTGGATCTGGTCGGTTTCTATGCCGCCGGGCCGATCAGTCGCGGTTTCGCCAGTTCTTCGGGCGCGTTCGGCTGGCATCAGGCCAACAGCTTCAACTTCGATTTCAGCCTGTTCCATGAAAACGGTCAGGCGGTGAAAGCCAGCTATGCCGGGCACGACTGGAGCAGCGAAGGCTTTGCCCGGCGTTTCCAGCAGGCCCGCGAGCAGTTGGCGTTTCTCGGGCGGCCATTGCGCACGCTGGCGCCGGGTCAGTACCGCGCCTACCTCGCGCCGGCGGCCCTGGAAGAAATCATGGGCATGCTCAGCTGGGGCGGGTTCTCGGCGCAGTCGATTGCCAGCAAAAGCAGTCCGTTGCAGAAGCTCTACGGTGGCGACAGTTCGTTCAGCCCGTTGGTGTCCCTGGATGAAAAAGTCAGCGGCTCCCTGAGCCCGGCGTTCTCCGGTGAAGGTTATCCGCGCAGTGATCTGCGGCTGATTGTTGAGGGCAAGGCGGGTGAGCAACTGGTCGGTTCACGCAGCGCCGCCGAGTACGGCCTGACCGCCAACGGTGCTGGCGGCGGTGAAGCGCCAAGTGCGTTGAACATGGCGGCCGGCTCGTTGCCTGACGCCGAGATCCTCAAGCAACTGGGCACCGGTTTGTATATCAGCAACCTGTGGTACCTGAACTACTCGGACCAACCGGCGGCGCGCCTGACCGGCATGACACGGTTCGCGACCTTCTGGGTCGAGAACGGCGAGATTCAGGCACCGGTCAGCACCATGCGTTTCGATGACAGCGCCTACAGCCTGCTCGGTTCGCAGCTGGAAGCGTTGACCGAGGAACGCGAGCTGATGTTGTCGGCCAGCACCTACAGTCAGCGAGCCACGGCCTCGGCGTTGTTGCCGGGCGCGCTCGTCAGCCGATTGACCTTGACCCTCTGA
- a CDS encoding BCCT family transporter: MFYTSTALILLLTAILIIAPQEAGRMLGIAQAWLSRSFGWYYMVVIAAYLVFVVGLAFSSYGKLKLGSKDDTPDFSYGAWAGMLFSSGIGISLLYFGASEPLDHYFNPPEGVAGSNLAARQAVQLTFLHWGLHGWAIYALVGLAVAYFAYRHNQPLALRSALYPLVGERWVKGAAGHAVDGFGMFVTLLGLVTNLGIGSLQVSSGLENLFGMEHSNTNLLIVIIVMSTVATIAAVSGVENGIRRLSNLNIVLFSGLLIFVLLFGPTLHLLNGFVQNIGDYLNGVVLKTFDLYVYEGDSEKSDRWLGLWTLFYWAWWISWAPFVGMFIARISRGRTVRELVAGVLLIPLGFTLAWLSIFGNSALDLVMNHGAVELGKTALEQPSMAIYQLLEHYPASKIVIGVSIFVGFVLFLTPADSGAVMMANLSCKGGNVDEDAPHWLRIFWSAVITLVTIGLLFAGNFEAMQTMVVLAGLPFSVVLVFFMFGLHKAMRQDVQIEQEQAELAARGRRGFSERLTQLDLQPNQSIVQRFMDKQVSPALEEAAVQLRGQGLEVQTLLGKSKRCMGVRIEMEEGNPFVYEVSLDGYLAAARETVSAESADEPRARYYRAEVYLHNGSQDYDLMGFTQDQITRDVLDQFESHRQLLGRVYS; this comes from the coding sequence GTGTTCTACACCTCTACCGCGCTGATCCTGCTGTTGACCGCCATTCTGATCATCGCCCCGCAAGAGGCCGGCAGAATGCTCGGCATTGCCCAGGCCTGGTTGTCCCGCAGCTTCGGCTGGTACTACATGGTGGTGATCGCCGCTTATCTGGTTTTTGTGGTGGGCCTGGCGTTTTCGTCCTACGGCAAACTCAAACTGGGCAGCAAGGATGACACCCCGGACTTCAGCTACGGCGCCTGGGCGGGGATGCTGTTCTCGTCGGGTATCGGCATCTCGTTGCTGTACTTCGGTGCTTCCGAACCACTGGACCATTACTTCAATCCGCCGGAAGGCGTGGCCGGCAGCAACCTTGCGGCTCGTCAGGCGGTACAACTGACGTTCCTGCATTGGGGCCTGCATGGCTGGGCGATCTACGCACTGGTCGGCCTGGCCGTGGCGTACTTTGCCTACCGTCATAACCAGCCGCTGGCGTTGCGTTCGGCGCTGTATCCGCTGGTCGGCGAGCGTTGGGTCAAAGGCGCCGCCGGTCATGCGGTGGACGGCTTCGGTATGTTCGTGACCCTGCTGGGGCTGGTGACGAACCTGGGGATTGGTTCGCTGCAAGTGTCGTCGGGCCTTGAAAACCTGTTCGGCATGGAACACAGCAACACCAATCTGCTGATCGTGATCATCGTGATGAGCACCGTGGCGACCATCGCCGCTGTGTCCGGCGTGGAAAACGGCATTCGCCGTCTGTCCAACCTGAACATCGTGCTGTTCAGCGGTCTGCTGATTTTCGTGCTGTTGTTCGGCCCGACCCTGCACCTGCTCAACGGCTTTGTACAGAACATCGGTGACTACCTGAACGGCGTGGTGCTGAAGACCTTCGACCTCTATGTGTATGAAGGTGACAGTGAGAAGTCCGACCGCTGGCTGGGCCTGTGGACCCTGTTCTACTGGGCCTGGTGGATTTCCTGGGCGCCATTCGTAGGCATGTTTATCGCGCGTATTTCCCGTGGTCGCACGGTGCGTGAACTGGTGGCAGGCGTGCTGCTGATTCCGCTGGGTTTCACCCTGGCCTGGCTGTCGATCTTCGGTAACTCGGCCCTGGACCTGGTGATGAACCATGGGGCGGTGGAGCTCGGGAAGACGGCGCTGGAACAGCCGTCGATGGCGATCTATCAGTTGCTTGAGCATTACCCGGCGTCGAAGATTGTGATCGGCGTGTCGATTTTCGTCGGCTTCGTGCTGTTCCTGACCCCGGCGGATTCCGGCGCGGTGATGATGGCCAACCTTTCCTGCAAGGGCGGCAATGTTGATGAGGATGCGCCGCACTGGCTGCGGATTTTCTGGTCAGCGGTGATCACCCTGGTGACCATCGGTCTGCTGTTCGCCGGTAACTTCGAAGCCATGCAAACCATGGTGGTGTTGGCGGGGCTGCCGTTCTCGGTGGTGCTGGTGTTCTTCATGTTCGGCTTGCACAAGGCCATGCGCCAGGACGTGCAGATCGAACAGGAGCAAGCGGAACTGGCGGCGCGTGGTCGTCGCGGTTTCAGTGAGCGTCTGACCCAGCTGGATCTGCAACCGAATCAGTCGATCGTTCAGCGTTTCATGGACAAGCAAGTCAGCCCGGCGCTGGAAGAAGCCGCCGTGCAGTTGCGTGGTCAGGGCCTGGAAGTGCAGACGCTACTGGGCAAGTCGAAGCGTTGCATGGGCGTGCGGATCGAGATGGAAGAGGGCAACCCTTTTGTCTACGAAGTGAGCCTGGACGGTTATCTGGCGGCGGCGCGTGAAACAGTGTCGGCCGAAAGCGCCGATGAACCGCGCGCACGTTACTACCGTGCCGAGGTGTACCTGCACAACGGCAGCCAAGACTACGACCTGATGGGCTTCACCCAGGATCAGATCACCCGTGACGTGCTCGATCAGTTTGAAAGCCATCGGCAGTTGCTTGGCCGAGTGTATAGCTGA
- the betB gene encoding betaine-aldehyde dehydrogenase, with the protein MARFELQKLYIDGGYSDASSDATFEAINPANGEVLATVQRATKEDVERAVVSAEKGQKIWAAMTAMERSRILRRAVDILRERNDELAALETLDTGKAYSETRYVDIVTGADVLEYYAGLVPAIEGEQIPLRTTSFVYTRREPLGVVAGIGAWNYPIQIALWKSAPALAAGNAMIFKPSEVTSLTTLKLAEIYTEAGLPAGVFNVLTGSGREVGTWLTEHPRIEKISFTGGTDTGKKVMASASASSLKDVTMELGGKSPLIIFDDADLDRAADTAMMANFYSSGQVCTNGTRVFVPSHLKAAFEAKIVERVARIRVGNPEDENTNFGPLVSFAHMESVLGYIAKGKEEGARLLCGGDRLTDGEFAKGAFVAPTVFTDCTDEMTIVREEIFGPVMSILTYETEEEVIRRANDTEFGLAAGVVTKDLNRAHRVIHQLEAGICWINAWGESDAKMPVGGYKQSGVGRENGISSLNNFTRIKSVQVELGDYASVF; encoded by the coding sequence ATGGCCCGTTTCGAACTGCAAAAACTCTACATCGATGGCGGCTACAGTGACGCCAGCAGCGACGCCACTTTCGAAGCCATCAACCCGGCTAACGGTGAAGTCCTCGCAACCGTACAACGTGCGACCAAGGAAGACGTTGAGCGCGCGGTAGTCAGCGCCGAAAAGGGCCAGAAAATCTGGGCTGCGATGACTGCCATGGAGCGTTCGCGCATCCTGCGTCGTGCCGTCGACATCCTGCGCGAGCGCAACGATGAACTGGCCGCCCTGGAAACCCTGGACACCGGCAAGGCGTACTCCGAAACCCGTTACGTCGACATCGTTACCGGCGCTGACGTGCTGGAGTACTACGCAGGCCTGGTGCCGGCCATCGAAGGCGAGCAGATTCCGCTGCGCACCACATCTTTCGTCTACACCCGTCGCGAGCCACTGGGCGTCGTGGCCGGTATCGGCGCGTGGAACTACCCGATCCAGATCGCTTTGTGGAAATCCGCACCTGCCCTGGCGGCCGGTAACGCGATGATCTTCAAGCCAAGCGAAGTCACTTCCCTGACCACGCTGAAACTGGCCGAAATCTACACCGAAGCAGGCCTGCCAGCCGGCGTGTTCAACGTCCTGACCGGCAGCGGCCGTGAAGTCGGCACCTGGCTGACCGAACACCCACGCATCGAAAAAATCTCCTTCACCGGCGGCACCGACACCGGCAAGAAGGTCATGGCCAGCGCTTCCGCCTCGTCGCTGAAAGACGTGACCATGGAACTGGGCGGCAAATCCCCGCTGATCATCTTCGACGACGCCGATCTGGATCGTGCCGCCGACACCGCGATGATGGCCAACTTCTACAGCTCCGGTCAGGTCTGCACCAACGGCACTCGCGTGTTCGTACCGAGCCACCTGAAAGCCGCGTTCGAAGCCAAGATCGTTGAGCGCGTTGCGCGCATTCGCGTCGGTAACCCGGAAGACGAAAACACCAACTTCGGCCCGCTGGTCAGCTTCGCCCACATGGAAAGCGTGCTGGGTTACATCGCCAAAGGTAAGGAAGAAGGCGCTCGTCTGCTGTGCGGCGGCGATCGTCTGACCGACGGCGAATTCGCCAAAGGCGCGTTCGTGGCACCGACCGTGTTCACCGATTGCACCGACGAGATGACCATCGTTCGCGAAGAAATCTTCGGCCCGGTGATGAGCATCCTGACCTACGAAACCGAAGAAGAAGTGATCCGTCGCGCCAACGACACCGAGTTCGGTTTGGCGGCGGGCGTTGTCACCAAGGACCTGAACCGTGCTCACCGTGTGATCCATCAACTGGAAGCCGGTATCTGCTGGATCAACGCCTGGGGCGAGTCCGACGCCAAGATGCCGGTCGGCGGCTACAAGCAGTCGGGTGTGGGCCGTGAGAACGGCATCAGCTCGCTGAACAACTTCACACGCATCAAATCGGTACAGGTCGAACTGGGCGATTACGCCTCGGTGTTCTAA
- the mdtD gene encoding multidrug transporter subunit MdtD has protein sequence MPNRPPLDAVTARWLPWVVAIAFFMQSLDGTILNTALPAMARDLAEDPLRMQGVIIAYMLTVALLIPASGWIADRFGTRKIFFGAILLFSFGSLLCALSSTLSMLIGARVIQGLGGALMLPVGRLVVLRAYPRSELVRIMGFITIPGLLGPLIGPPMGGWMVQYLTWHWIFLINLPVGVLGCYAVWKFIPDLRGSERTRFDSLGFLLFGAAMVLITIAMEGLGELHLPHLRVMLLLFGGMACLAAYWLRAGHIDNPLFAPSLFKTRTFAVGILGNLFARLGSGALPFLVPLLLQVALGYSPSQAGMSMLPLAAAAMVAKSVARPLIERFGYRSVLTGNTLALGIMLASMGLVSEQTPYWLLLAQLAILGAINSLQFTAMNTVTLIDLDDASASSGNSLLSVVAQLSLSLGVACAGALLGGFTAEIGNDGVDTVLGAFQLTFVTVGIMAMLAATIFSQLSRTDGRRVRHPEEHIEP, from the coding sequence ATGCCCAACCGCCCACCTCTCGACGCTGTCACCGCCCGCTGGTTACCGTGGGTTGTGGCCATTGCTTTCTTCATGCAATCCCTCGACGGGACGATCCTCAACACCGCCCTCCCCGCCATGGCCCGGGACCTGGCCGAAGACCCGTTGCGCATGCAAGGCGTCATCATCGCCTACATGCTCACCGTCGCCTTACTGATCCCCGCCTCCGGCTGGATCGCCGACCGCTTCGGTACTCGGAAAATCTTCTTCGGCGCGATCCTCCTGTTCAGCTTCGGCTCATTGCTCTGCGCCTTGTCCAGCACCCTGAGCATGCTCATCGGCGCCCGGGTGATTCAGGGCTTGGGCGGCGCGTTGATGCTGCCGGTCGGGCGATTGGTGGTGCTGCGCGCGTATCCGCGCTCGGAGCTGGTGCGGATCATGGGGTTCATTACCATTCCTGGCCTGCTCGGCCCGCTGATCGGTCCGCCCATGGGCGGCTGGATGGTGCAATACCTGACCTGGCACTGGATCTTCCTGATCAACCTGCCGGTGGGTGTCCTCGGTTGCTACGCGGTATGGAAATTCATTCCCGACCTGCGCGGCAGTGAGCGCACCCGCTTCGATAGCCTGGGCTTTTTGCTGTTCGGCGCGGCGATGGTGCTGATCACCATCGCCATGGAAGGCCTCGGTGAATTGCACCTGCCGCACCTGCGAGTGATGTTGCTGCTGTTTGGCGGCATGGCGTGTCTGGCGGCGTATTGGCTACGGGCCGGGCACATCGACAATCCGCTGTTTGCGCCGTCGCTGTTCAAGACCCGGACCTTCGCCGTGGGCATCCTCGGCAACCTGTTCGCTCGCCTCGGCAGCGGCGCATTACCGTTCCTGGTGCCGTTGCTGCTGCAAGTGGCGCTGGGTTACTCACCGTCACAGGCCGGGATGAGCATGTTGCCCCTGGCTGCGGCCGCGATGGTCGCCAAGTCGGTGGCGCGGCCGCTGATCGAACGTTTCGGCTACCGCAGCGTGCTGACCGGTAACACATTGGCGCTGGGAATCATGCTGGCAAGCATGGGCCTGGTCAGCGAGCAGACGCCGTATTGGCTGCTGCTGGCTCAGTTGGCCATTCTGGGAGCGATCAACTCCTTGCAGTTCACCGCAATGAACACCGTCACGCTGATCGACCTCGACGACGCCAGCGCCAGCAGCGGCAACAGTTTGCTGTCGGTGGTCGCGCAATTGTCCCTGAGCCTCGGTGTGGCCTGCGCCGGCGCCTTGCTCGGTGGCTTCACGGCGGAGATCGGCAATGACGGCGTAGACACGGTTCTGGGCGCGTTCCAGCTGACGTTTGTGACGGTCGGAATCATGGCGATGCTGGCTGCAACGATCTTCTCGCAGCTGTCTAGAACTGACGGACGGCGCGTCAGGCATCCGGAAGAACACATCGAGCCTTAG